In Citrus sinensis cultivar Valencia sweet orange chromosome 3, DVS_A1.0, whole genome shotgun sequence, the sequence ATATCTCTTTTATTTGATCAGGATTCATAATATTCACCCTTGGTGTCGGACCAAACCACATGAAAGAATTCTTACCTGCAGAAATTTTTTACCAATATACGCACATGTTACTTGTTAGAGGCAGATGGTACATTGAAAATGGTAGTACACCTAAGCTGTGAAAATTTAGTGATATTATTCACAAATCAGTCAAAGGATAATCATTCATACTAATTGATTTTACTTCAAGCAGAAAAGATCTAACAAGCAACTTTGCCCATTATAAGGTAAACAATTAGAAACATGGCACgattttaaaagattatgtAAAAGCCTAACGGCGTTGAAACAGTGAATTAATCAGACAACACTCAGCAAAAGGAACAACGCTGCCCTCTGGGAATTTTACATGTGGCATAGCCCATCCACAGGTTGAATTACACCCACACGCCTACCTCGTCAAGACATTATTGGCCTCTGCATACAATTtcgaagaaaattaaattaaaaccctACAATGCTTTTGGGGTTCGAACCCTTGCCCTCATACTTGAGGGAGAGTGGCTATATCCACTCAGTCGAGGCTGAGTGGTAGCGTATCActacttaattaaaaagaaaaaaaaaaggaaaaagagagagtGAAGTTTAGCTGCAACATCGATTTTTTTCTCTGAACAAAGAAGCGTAAACTTATGTTTTAACCCaccaaaattttcaagaattATCTTTTCGTGAACCATCTCTACTGAATCAGAAGTCTAATGAAATTTCTTTCATCAAACAGGATTAATTCTTTAAGCAGTGGCACAGTCCAGATATTTGAGTCATTTGAGTCCAGAACAGAACAAATATACTTTTGAAcgagtaaaattaaaagagtacACGCCGGGATTGACATACATACCATAATCATTTACCAGTTTATGAAGGAATGGATTGACACGAATAGCAATATCGTCATCCAAACTGAGGGGTCTGGCTTTTGCTTCCTTCAACTCgatgaaattttctttcaagtcaCCAAACAGAAGCCTGTAAGAATTGCCTTTTAAACCTTGCTGTCTCAGGAATTTCTCCAGCTTCTTGGGCCTCAGCCACACCCAGTTCAGCACTCTCCATGCCCATGTTAGCACCGTTACAATAACAATGGTCAAAGCTATGGATTTCAGAGGCAACTCCATTTCACACCGACAGATTTTGTGGGTTTAAATTTGCAGAGACGAACGAGAATGGTATATATAGTCATCAAGCGAATGAGAAAATCGTTTTCCTTTGCATGTGTTTTTGATTAGGTGTTTTCTGGATCGATGATTTCAGAATTTCCCCGGACAAAGACATTGTCCCCAGTAAGCGGTGTTAACGATACGTGTCAAGCTTGCATGTGACTGTGAACTGTGGACATTGTTCTAGAACTAGACCGTATGGGAtcgattaattttaaaaaataaactaaaattcatatagtaagaatttttaagtataaatgtttgtaaaataaaatctaaaccTGCATTTGAATGGCAAGCATCTAGAAACAAGATCTGTATTCTGTCATATGACGCCAGGAAATATAATGCCTTTTCGTAAATGCACAATCGAGCAGCATGATGTGCTCTGCTTTCACACGAATGTAGGTCCACTTTGTCTTGGCTTATACGGAATTTCAATTCTACTGTTATGGGGATTAATGGCTCTGCTTAATTTTGGGGTCAGCTTTCAGAGAAATACAAAACGATTAGAACTCTGCTTTGTGATACAGACAAGACGCAATGGATCTATCATCTTCATCTCTACTCCTATTTCATTTATCTTTATCATGAATATAATCCACGATTCTCAAACATGATAACCAAGGTCACAAACTATGGTGTACCAATCggctgcttttttttttaagcttaattaatttaattttaatcatttaaatcATTGagtccatttattttttcaacttaatgaaaattttcaatcacTAAGTCATTCAATTATCAagctaatttttaaattttttgtttaatctaaaaagtcttaataatatttttaaaagatattctcTAAGATATttctatctaattaattaatttttatagtacactattatttttaatttttaatttttaattttcttcatattaaaattatttatcttcataatttttcatataaaaatatcattaactacaataaaattgattaacatatactaatttaaaacactaaaaagtcgtattcaattgaatataatttatgttatgataatCTATtatctcatttatattttttatgatgtttattatttgtttaacaattcaaataaaagcaatttagaccaaaaaaaacatatcattcaAATTCAGATATTCAGTTTTATTCATAATTCAGATTAattcaaatctatttaaatttcaaaaaaaaaaaatgccaccaaaataaatagatgaaAATAGTAAGCTTTACAAGCCCCAATATAGAAACTTTATACGAGTAGCTACACAAAACTTACTCAAAATTTCCTTTCACTTGAAGAAATAGaacaaaagatgaaaagaatGTCACAGCTTTTTCAAAAGAAGGTGAGCAACTTCATAAGTTAAGAACAATTCAACAGAGGTTTCTAATCAGATTCTGAAACCATACTTGTAAAAGAAATGgtatgaaaaactaaaaaagacAGTCGTATTGTGCCGGAAAAAGAGAATGCAAAATGCAAAGCACTGACGCCCATTTAAGGAGGTTACATGAACAAGTTGGGCCTTGACGCCTTATATGTGGTCTTGAGCTTCCTCGTGGGGGGCCTAACTTTCTTGAACACTAAAGGGAACTTGATTTTGGAGTTATGGAACTGCTTTGTGCTTTCTCTCTTGCAGAGCTTGGCTGGTATTGTGGCTGTCCTGATGATCTGAATGCATGGAGACCGTACTCGGTGACGAGAAGCCATCTCAGTGTACATTTGCTCAACAGCACCGTTAAGAGTAATGTCTCGATATTCCTTGTACATATTGTGATACCCAGTTCGGCTTTGATATCGCAACCAGATTCCATAGTTCTTAATTTTGGTAGGATTCTTCTCAAAAATCTGCagtacaaattaaagaaattagacAAAGATAATCTTATCATAAAGCATAAAGCAGAGCACTTAAAAATCcaccatataaattaaaaaagagcgACATACTCATACACCTTCTAAGGATTATATGCTAAATATATACTACAAATCATAAAGAAGTTGTAGCAACATGTTGACATATGGGATGCTGCAATGGTGCAATAATATAATTCCTCAGAGTGACTGTTAAAGTGCACATAAAACCTTTGATTCGAAGACCAGCACAGGTAGACACAACTAATAGCCATCACGTttcaataataacaaaaaatagaaTGGTCGTACATCTGTTATTTCCATTTAAGAAGTAGAGCCAAGAGACTTACTTCCATTTGGAAAGGAAACGGCAAAAACTCCATTACTGATTTCCAAGTATGCAACTACCTATGCAAATTGGGAAACCTTTCATTAAGAGACATGTTAagttttttaacttttctacAATGCATGTCATCTTCTTCGGTTCACATGAAAGCATATATTAACTCTCACTTAGATTGAATAACTCAAAATTTAATGCCTTTAAAACTTTACTGCCCAAAGAATACCATGAAAATTATTACCTGAAGCTAAAACAGAAAGTTCTTGCAGATGCCATGCCAAAGTCacaaatcaagttaaagaaATCTCAAAAAATGATCCCTCTTATATCCATCCAGTCTATCAAGAAAAACTTCTGCGGTCCCCaaatattgaattaatttgaacaaaaccatgcataaaaattttaaagaagcaGCAACCTCAACTCACTAGACAAGTAATCTCAGCACAAACACTATGAAACtatcattcatttaaattGTAAGAATTGCATTTAAACATGTCAAAAATGTTAAACCAGGAGTTGAAACACTCATATATAAGATATTCACACTCTTTATTTGCATCCAAACTTCATTTGCTTGTGCTATTCAACAAGAGAATTAAGGTCATATGAAGTCGTGCACTTGTAACATGCTCACTGAATTTTCATGCATTCTGATATTATCAATACCAAATCAAATACACCCACTCATTTAAGTGCCAAAAGAGAAGGTTGTTTAGATGGAAATCTAAAGCAGCACACTGGAAGGTGCCAACCCCTCTTCACTAATACTTATGCAATAGCAAGaagtaataaacaaaaaagagtGATATTTAACAAGATGCAGCAAAGACATACCTCATTGATTGCTAACATCTGCCCATTACTCTTCTTAACTTTCTTCAGCTTCCTCAAGATATACCTAAACGGGACAACAAGATAAAAGTTAACAGCCGAAAAAGGAGACTAAACAAAAAAGACACATttcatgaagaaaaaaattctaaatcagCCGAAAGATAATAATCAAAGTCATTAAATCACTACGGAAATTCCAGCCTCaggaaaaattctttaaaatcaaCACCCGAGCAACAGGTAATGGTGAAAAGTGTTCAGGAGAGCAATAACAACAACTACAAAGTGACCAACTCTGCCACATGAGTCGGGTGCCTAAAATATAAGATGTGGCAATCGTACTTACTACAACAAATCTCTATATGTGCATggaataaaagattttaaaccatacattatcaattttgagAACTCTTGATAGGACAATTTAATACTGCATTTACTAAtttaacaaaacataaaaataaattgtaccGGGTTCTATTATTacattaagaaataaaatgaatgaatgataTGATTATGAAGCCTTACTCACCAGAACTTGGATTTGGCACGAACCTCGTTGGTGGCCCAGAGCTTCATTCTGTAAATCTTGGGATGCTCATCCTTTTCTGTGGGCAAAGCTCTTCCCACAACCTGGTACTGGTGAAACTGCAACCCCGAACAGAAAACCAAATCAATACGTCATCGTTTTCAACAATCTATTTCTCTAAACGAAGAGAAAAGGAATTGAATCAAACACTTACCCTGAAGGTAACCATTTTTCCTCCAAGGAGAGCTGGCTCACTGCAGGTGAAGGAGGGGAACCGGGGTTTATATGCGGCGCTTTGCATTGAGGGTTTGGTGCCAAAACCCTTGGtccaatttgtttcttttttttttttttcagaaggATCCATTTGGTTACAAAGTCATAATAAAGCAATATAGCATAATATAATAAGGATTAAGGGTAATTGTATgataaaacaattttatttttaattagttttcagAGAAACTCCTATATTTCAGATAAAATTTCTCCACTTTTATAGACGTGGGGCAGCTGCTCCAAATAGGTTATAAATGCCCATATAAGTCCCTTTTAGAGTTTTAGTTTATTCATGGGCACACGAACtcctttttagataattatgCCCATCGATTACAATGACCAAATTGTATTCTATTTGGgtataattattcaaatgaAGACATGAATGACCATTTCAAAAACTATACACTTGAGAAACCTAGGAGTATTGATGGCTTTTAGACTTAATTTAAGCATATCGTCGGTATctctattattaaaatcaacatATACCACTAAcctcatattatttttataatattcaataaCCTCTTTgcacaataaaatttaaagaaaaaaaaagagttatcGATCATTTgattgatatttgatattgagaatataaaatatacatttattataagaaaaatgttcaaaataaaaaatagcaaaagcatatcttattattaattttttattcacatcaaaacttatattttttatttttagtatttgattttttattttaattcctatttatataatttctttaatttacaataaatatgaataaaaatatacttaaAATAAGGGTATACTGTAAAATTATGTTGTGGGAGAAATTATTAAGTACTACAATAACAATAGGGAATAAGTGTTATatgttgattttaataaaaaaaaaattgacaaactCCCGTAATTTTATTCTCATGATGTGACtgaaattttatgtaaaatagAATCCTTTTGTTGAGTGAAATGATGTAGACTGATATGGTAAATAATGACATGCTAGTAGTGCTAACTTTTATGGTACATTTATTAAACGAGAATGAAAACGGGTTGGAATAAGAATGTGAAatgaaaatcacaaaaaattatttacttgaactATAGGAATCGGATTCGAAATGAACTAAATTGCCACtaatatgtttactttttattgaaataaaaaacgaAATAAGTTAAATTGTTACAACTTACTAGtcataattatcattttatattttaattattatgattatttatgcaaaaattattattattattattaacattaatatattcattaattataaaaacttttatcaataataataataatcagcATCATCAGATTAGAAgcaacatcatcatcatcggcatcatcatcatcagttcACGACGACTGCTCCTGGTGGTTGTTTGACTTCTACGACGTGACGATTGTTGCCCACGACTGCTGCTGCCACTGACGCGACGACTAGTGACCAACTGCTACTCCACAGGCCACGATCGATGA encodes:
- the LOC102608044 gene encoding 60S ribosomal protein L18a isoform X1 — encoded protein: MDPSEKKKKETNWTKGFGTKPSMQSAAYKPRFPSFTCSEPALLGGKMVTFRFHQYQVVGRALPTEKDEHPKIYRMKLWATNEVRAKSKFWYILRKLKKVKKSNGQMLAINEIFEKNPTKIKNYGIWLRYQSRTGYHNMYKEYRDITLNGAVEQMYTEMASRHRVRSPCIQIIRTATIPAKLCKRESTKQFHNSKIKFPLVFKKVRPPTRKLKTTYKASRPNLFM